Proteins from a single region of Leuconostoc gasicomitatum LMG 18811:
- a CDS encoding aldo/keto reductase — MYNANKNRYEGMIYNRVGKSGLKISALGLGFWHNFGSVDPYENQKAIVHQAFDLGITYFDLANNYGPIPGSAEENFGRMMSQDMKPYRDEMVITSKAGYDMWDGPYGSWGSRKSIIASANQSLTRLGLDYVDIFYSHRPDPETPTEETALALDQLVREGKTLYVGISNYNGAQTTEIAKIFKKLGTPFIIHQPRYSMFDRHIERDLLPVLKQEEKSAVVYSPLAQGLLTDRYLNGIPADSRAAKSSSPFLKVGQVEKTLNSVKQLNKIAIGRGQTLAEMALAWDLRQPEIASVLVGASRPEQLVDNIKALKTLNFSDADEKAIDAILIAHEKND; from the coding sequence ATGTATAATGCAAATAAAAACCGCTATGAAGGCATGATTTATAATCGTGTCGGCAAAAGCGGCCTTAAAATTTCTGCACTAGGATTAGGTTTTTGGCACAATTTTGGTAGTGTTGATCCTTATGAAAATCAAAAAGCTATTGTGCATCAAGCATTTGATTTGGGCATCACTTATTTTGATTTAGCCAATAACTATGGCCCTATTCCTGGAAGTGCCGAAGAAAACTTTGGGCGAATGATGTCTCAAGATATGAAACCCTATCGCGATGAAATGGTAATTACTAGTAAAGCTGGCTATGATATGTGGGATGGCCCTTACGGTAGTTGGGGATCGCGAAAAAGCATCATCGCTAGTGCGAACCAAAGTCTGACACGATTAGGTTTAGACTATGTCGATATTTTTTACTCTCATCGACCAGATCCAGAAACACCTACTGAAGAGACTGCACTGGCTTTAGATCAGTTAGTCCGTGAGGGAAAGACGCTATATGTTGGTATCTCTAACTATAATGGTGCACAAACGACAGAAATAGCTAAAATATTTAAAAAGTTAGGGACACCATTTATTATTCATCAACCAAGATATAGTATGTTTGACCGCCATATAGAACGTGACCTCTTACCTGTTCTAAAGCAGGAAGAAAAATCAGCAGTAGTATATAGTCCTTTAGCACAGGGATTACTGACTGATCGCTATCTTAATGGTATTCCTGCAGATTCGAGAGCAGCGAAATCATCTAGTCCGTTTTTAAAGGTAGGTCAAGTCGAAAAGACACTAAATAGTGTCAAACAGCTTAATAAGATAGCAATAGGTCGTGGACAAACGCTGGCTGAGATGGCATTGGCTTGGGATTTACGTCAACCCGAAATTGCTAGTGTTTTAGTAGGAGCGAGTCGTCCTGAACAATTGGTTGACAATATCAAAGCGTTGAAAACACTTAATTTTAGTGATGCAGACGAAAAAGCAATTGATGCTATACTGATTGCACACGAAAAAAACGATTAG
- a CDS encoding ABC transporter permease: MNSGLIIVMKQTFRSHFKTRGYWLLVLSPIIFAVVVGGIIFGVTQMQGNTTPTVAVIGNSQVRQVFIRDEKALGIKVSKITDSQKANRSLTAQDLDGILTLNSENATLTTQPKSNTINKEAFVSVLGNISRSQKAASYGLTAKQTQDLIQPFNLKSVVKQSNNKSTNGENSDTANYGIAVAIGIITTVIVMWYASMIATEIANEKSSRIMETLLAATSASIQYFGKMIGIFALAVTHLLIYIIAGAIGYVILQNNTMLDGIKQTFSGVTLGFTLYAIAFILIAVALYLVLTAMIASLINDNAQVQQAIQPITFLATIGYMFSFIMTNMPNNFAIKILSYVPFISQSMMPVRLVTKVETWPAAILSLVISFIALIILAWFGKNIYAKNVLSYSDDKIMSQLIKNIKNIKN; the protein is encoded by the coding sequence ATGAATTCAGGACTCATTATTGTTATGAAACAAACTTTCCGAAGCCATTTTAAAACACGTGGTTACTGGTTATTAGTTTTATCCCCCATTATTTTTGCTGTAGTTGTTGGTGGTATTATTTTTGGTGTGACTCAAATGCAAGGTAATACGACACCAACAGTTGCAGTTATTGGTAATTCACAAGTACGACAAGTGTTTATTCGCGATGAAAAAGCACTAGGTATCAAGGTTTCAAAAATTACAGATAGCCAAAAAGCTAATCGCTCGTTAACAGCGCAAGATTTAGATGGTATTTTAACACTAAATTCTGAAAATGCGACATTAACAACACAACCAAAAAGTAACACAATTAATAAAGAAGCATTTGTGAGTGTCTTGGGTAATATTTCACGTAGTCAAAAGGCAGCAAGCTACGGATTGACAGCTAAACAAACGCAAGATTTAATTCAACCTTTCAATTTAAAATCAGTTGTTAAACAATCGAATAATAAATCTACTAATGGTGAAAACTCAGACACGGCTAATTACGGTATTGCTGTCGCTATTGGGATTATTACAACAGTGATTGTCATGTGGTATGCGTCAATGATTGCCACAGAAATTGCCAATGAAAAATCATCCCGTATCATGGAAACTCTGTTAGCAGCGACATCAGCAAGTATTCAATACTTTGGTAAGATGATTGGTATTTTTGCGTTAGCAGTAACTCATCTATTGATCTATATTATTGCTGGTGCAATTGGTTACGTTATTTTGCAAAACAACACGATGCTAGATGGTATCAAACAAACGTTTTCAGGTGTGACACTTGGTTTCACACTCTATGCTATCGCTTTCATTCTAATAGCAGTTGCACTCTACCTTGTACTTACCGCAATGATTGCGTCACTCATTAATGATAATGCGCAAGTACAACAAGCCATTCAGCCCATTACATTTTTAGCAACAATCGGCTATATGTTTAGTTTTATCATGACAAATATGCCCAATAACTTTGCTATTAAAATATTAAGCTACGTGCCCTTTATCTCACAAAGTATGATGCCCGTAAGGTTAGTGACAAAGGTTGAAACTTGGCCTGCCGCAATCTTGTCACTTGTGATTTCATTTATTGCTCTAATCATACTTGCTTGGTTTGGAAAAAATATTTACGCTAAAAACGTTCTATCATATAGCGATGACAAAATCATGTCCCAACTCATCAAAAATATTAAGAATATTAAGAACTAA
- a CDS encoding helix-turn-helix transcriptional regulator, giving the protein MKNRIQELRKSRHMTQAELADKLEVTRQTIISLEKGKYNASLTLAHNIASFFQLTIETVFIFEEDKTDV; this is encoded by the coding sequence TTGAAAAATCGTATTCAAGAACTCAGAAAGTCACGTCACATGACGCAAGCTGAACTAGCCGATAAGTTAGAAGTTACACGTCAAACAATTATTTCTCTTGAAAAGGGTAAATATAATGCATCACTCACATTAGCGCATAATATTGCATCCTTTTTTCAACTCACAATTGAGACTGTTTTTATCTTTGAGGAGGACAAAACAGATGTTTAA
- a CDS encoding ABC transporter ATP-binding protein, with product MIQLTNLNKQFGQTIAVNDMNMTLEPGKVMGLIGQNGAGKTTTFRLILNFIAPTSGDISWNGHPITQSDKQKIGFLPEERGLYQKLTIEEQILYFSELHGMTRSDAKIALADWLKRLDVVGKATDKVQSLSKGNAQKIQMIAALIFNPEFIILDEPFSGLDPVNTSIMMNEIVRMRDNGAMIIFSSHDMNNVTKISDNLTMLKQGKIVLQGGVQEIREQFGRTKVYIEGPFSKAELASIAGVTHINQQGAGFDITITDEAIGHQIFDFVTRNGYIPAFSQQPPTLDDIFRQEVALS from the coding sequence ATGATTCAACTGACAAATCTCAACAAACAATTCGGACAAACTATTGCCGTCAACGATATGAATATGACACTTGAACCTGGGAAAGTCATGGGACTAATTGGACAAAATGGCGCCGGTAAAACAACCACTTTTCGACTGATTTTAAACTTTATTGCACCAACATCGGGTGACATTTCATGGAACGGCCATCCGATTACACAATCTGATAAGCAAAAAATTGGTTTCCTACCTGAGGAACGTGGCTTATATCAAAAATTAACCATTGAAGAACAAATTTTATATTTTTCTGAACTGCATGGTATGACACGATCAGATGCTAAAATTGCACTAGCTGACTGGTTAAAACGCCTTGATGTCGTTGGTAAAGCAACCGACAAAGTACAGTCACTATCTAAAGGTAATGCACAAAAGATTCAAATGATTGCAGCACTCATTTTTAATCCCGAATTTATTATACTAGATGAACCCTTCTCAGGACTTGACCCAGTGAACACAAGTATCATGATGAACGAAATTGTTCGTATGCGTGATAATGGTGCCATGATTATTTTCTCGAGTCATGACATGAACAATGTAACTAAAATTTCTGATAATCTTACAATGCTTAAGCAAGGAAAAATTGTTTTGCAAGGCGGCGTACAAGAAATTCGTGAACAATTTGGACGCACCAAAGTCTACATTGAAGGGCCATTTTCAAAAGCAGAGCTCGCCAGTATTGCTGGTGTTACCCACATTAATCAACAAGGTGCTGGTTTTGATATCACAATTACTGACGAAGCAATTGGTCATCAAATATTTGACTTCGTAACGCGAAATGGTTATATTCCAGCATTTTCACAGCAACCACCAACACTTGATGATATTTTCCGACAGGAGGTCGCTCTATCATGA
- a CDS encoding beta-galactosidase, with product MATIENVLYRRDWENPTVTNWHRLPIHTDMSYGLDLALQVANESQRQSLNGDWQFSYFSNQSVVDEAWRTNDLPQANSIQVPGNWQLQGNYDVPVYTNVDYPFTVNPPYVPEDNSMGGYSKEFEVPDSWFETDHEVHIVLNGVSSAFYLWLNGEWIGYSEDSRLPAEFDLTDKLIHGQNRLAVLVLKWSKASYFEDQDMWRMSGIFRDVDLIKVPKVRFKNFTIQTQLDDDLDSAVFETKAEVLTSGRNDLKVTTNLYWQAKKIDTTTSKLGSQIVDERGANDSEVTLKLPVKNPKLWSAEIPHLYTMQIILHDDTQIYQVENKAIGIRKIQIKDGLLMLNNQPLMIRGVNKHEFTADKGYYVDDDTMISDIRMMKEHNFNAVRLSHYPNASRWYELCDQYGLYVVDETNIETHGVTPMNRLTNDSQYLPLMMTRVTRMVQRDFNHASIIIWSLGNESGYGHNHDAMYNWVKQTDPSRPVQYEGGGADTSVTDIIVPMYARVDQDQIEPVNSKWSIKKWISLPGETRPLILCEYAHSMGNSLGGFNKYWQAFEQFPKLQGGFIWDWVDQGLLKKTANGETTYAYGGDFGDYPNDRQFSLDGLLFPDRTPKPALLEAAYCQQYFSFQLDKTSRGEINTLTVTSKHLFKTVNDATLICDWINGDDVIKTQRVNLNLPAGGSQRIVLDVPEFNDDDVFLNVKILQRENDGIIRAKTRLAYHQFIIQNQVPQSLKTVTPELNNTKCIVSEKDEAIVIVANNNQFTFNRVNGLLTSWQFESKENLLTPLKDQFSRAPLDNDIGVSEATKIDPNAWKEKWQAAGVNELVSQLTHFDYQSVGQNIEVKTQHKFFSPIDQHLMFISNKRYQITLTGTLAISVDVWRQIADPEPARIGLTVQLNALPKIVDYDGLGPMENYSDRNSASIMGRWSMPLSDLYTPYIFPSENGLRTQVKRLTFDHHVLESNQQKFAFNMSQYSPDQLASATHRHLLKPEKGVWLNIDGFHMGIGGDDSWSPSVAPEFLLPDTNYHYQLTWCCE from the coding sequence ATGGCAACTATTGAAAATGTTTTGTACCGTCGTGATTGGGAAAATCCTACTGTTACGAATTGGCATCGCTTGCCTATCCATACAGATATGTCCTATGGATTGGATTTGGCATTGCAGGTGGCAAATGAGTCGCAGCGTCAATCTTTAAATGGCGACTGGCAATTTAGTTACTTTTCAAATCAATCGGTTGTGGATGAAGCATGGCGAACAAATGATTTACCACAAGCAAATTCAATTCAAGTACCTGGAAATTGGCAGTTACAAGGAAATTATGATGTTCCGGTGTATACTAACGTTGATTATCCATTCACGGTCAATCCACCATATGTGCCTGAAGATAACTCTATGGGCGGTTATTCAAAAGAATTTGAAGTCCCTGATAGTTGGTTTGAAACTGATCATGAAGTTCATATTGTTTTGAATGGTGTGAGCTCAGCGTTTTACCTTTGGTTAAACGGTGAATGGATTGGTTACTCAGAGGATAGCCGTTTACCAGCAGAATTTGATTTGACTGATAAATTAATTCATGGGCAAAACCGATTGGCAGTATTGGTGTTAAAGTGGAGTAAGGCGAGTTACTTTGAAGATCAGGATATGTGGCGTATGTCTGGTATCTTTCGCGATGTTGATTTAATAAAGGTACCTAAAGTCAGATTTAAAAATTTTACGATTCAGACACAGTTAGATGATGATTTAGATAGTGCCGTTTTTGAAACAAAGGCAGAAGTGTTAACAAGTGGTCGAAATGACTTAAAGGTGACCACTAATTTGTATTGGCAAGCAAAAAAAATTGACACAACAACCAGTAAGTTAGGCAGTCAAATAGTTGATGAACGTGGGGCCAATGATTCTGAAGTTACTTTAAAATTGCCTGTGAAAAACCCTAAGCTTTGGTCAGCTGAAATTCCTCATCTCTACACAATGCAAATTATTCTCCATGATGATACACAAATTTATCAAGTTGAAAATAAAGCAATAGGTATCCGAAAAATTCAAATCAAAGATGGTTTGTTGATGCTAAACAATCAACCGCTGATGATTCGTGGCGTTAATAAGCATGAATTCACTGCAGATAAGGGATACTACGTTGACGATGATACGATGATTTCTGATATTCGTATGATGAAAGAACATAATTTCAATGCGGTACGGCTGTCGCATTATCCCAACGCCTCACGATGGTATGAATTATGTGATCAATACGGCTTGTACGTAGTGGATGAAACTAATATTGAAACTCATGGTGTCACACCAATGAATCGTTTAACAAATGATTCACAGTATTTGCCGTTGATGATGACACGAGTAACACGCATGGTACAACGTGATTTTAATCATGCGTCTATCATTATTTGGTCATTAGGTAATGAATCAGGTTATGGCCATAATCACGATGCGATGTATAATTGGGTGAAACAAACTGATCCGTCAAGACCTGTTCAATATGAGGGTGGTGGTGCAGATACATCAGTAACAGATATTATCGTGCCAATGTATGCTCGTGTCGATCAAGATCAAATCGAACCTGTTAATTCTAAATGGTCTATAAAAAAATGGATCAGTTTGCCAGGAGAAACGAGACCACTGATACTATGCGAATATGCCCACAGTATGGGGAATAGTTTAGGTGGATTTAATAAATATTGGCAAGCCTTTGAACAATTTCCTAAATTACAGGGTGGCTTTATTTGGGATTGGGTTGATCAGGGCTTGCTGAAAAAAACAGCTAATGGTGAAACTACTTATGCCTATGGTGGTGATTTTGGTGATTATCCAAATGATCGACAATTTAGTTTAGATGGCTTATTATTTCCAGATCGTACACCAAAACCTGCATTATTAGAAGCAGCCTATTGCCAGCAATATTTTAGTTTTCAACTCGATAAAACATCACGTGGCGAGATAAACACGCTAACAGTGACGAGTAAACATTTATTTAAAACCGTTAATGATGCTACACTTATCTGTGACTGGATAAATGGTGATGATGTGATTAAAACGCAACGTGTGAACTTGAATTTACCTGCTGGTGGTAGTCAAAGGATTGTATTAGATGTACCAGAGTTTAATGATGATGATGTTTTTTTGAATGTCAAAATTTTACAACGTGAAAATGATGGCATTATTCGTGCGAAAACACGATTGGCTTACCATCAATTCATCATTCAAAATCAAGTACCGCAATCCTTAAAAACTGTCACTCCGGAGTTGAATAACACTAAGTGTATTGTTTCAGAAAAGGATGAAGCAATTGTTATTGTTGCCAATAATAATCAGTTCACATTCAATCGTGTTAATGGTTTGTTAACTAGTTGGCAATTTGAAAGCAAAGAAAATTTATTAACACCTTTAAAAGATCAATTTAGTCGTGCGCCGTTAGATAATGATATTGGGGTGAGTGAGGCGACAAAAATTGATCCGAATGCTTGGAAAGAAAAATGGCAGGCAGCTGGTGTCAATGAATTAGTGAGTCAATTAACACATTTCGACTATCAAAGTGTTGGTCAAAATATTGAAGTTAAAACGCAACATAAATTTTTCTCACCAATTGATCAACACCTGATGTTCATTTCAAATAAGCGCTATCAAATTACATTAACTGGCACATTAGCAATTTCTGTTGATGTTTGGCGACAAATTGCAGATCCTGAGCCTGCTCGTATTGGCTTAACTGTGCAACTTAATGCATTACCAAAAATTGTTGACTATGATGGACTAGGTCCGATGGAGAATTATAGCGATCGTAACAGTGCAAGTATCATGGGACGTTGGTCAATGCCACTTTCAGATTTGTATACACCTTATATTTTTCCGAGTGAGAACGGCTTGCGAACACAAGTTAAAAGATTGACGTTTGACCACCATGTGTTGGAATCAAATCAACAAAAATTTGCATTTAATATGAGCCAATATAGTCCCGATCAACTGGCAAGCGCGACTCATCGCCATCTTCTAAAGCCGGAAAAAGGTGTTTGGCTTAATATTGACGGCTTTCATATGGGTATTGGTGGTGACGATTCTTGGTCACCGAGTGTTGCACCAGAATTTTTATTGCCTGATACAAATTACCATTATCAATTAACATGGTGTTGTGAGTAA
- a CDS encoding galactose-1-epimerase: MNIIESAFGDHAKLFTMVNDNGVQLAVTDFGARIVHLNVPINNERRELILGFDSAEEYIAKDHYIGATIGRVAGRIANGSFQLNQTNYQVVKNENDNTLHGGPDSFEMAYWQSETDISDNKVSTSFTHTSPNQNNGFPGNLTVKVTYTLDNDNVWQVSYEANSDAMTLFNPTNHVYFNLTGHPGMSVADHMLSIDADHFAPLDDQNLTTGEQRDVAQTAFDFRKAKKVNEALISADPQNQLVSGLDHPFLLNQATDSASPQARLVSPDQKVAINMRTTAPSVVVFTANFGDDYQLPMRQEQLINHGGITLETQVAPGAEKYPAFGNIVLPANEVYQATTRFDIDI, translated from the coding sequence ATGAATATTATTGAAAGTGCGTTTGGCGATCATGCTAAACTTTTTACAATGGTTAATGATAATGGTGTGCAGCTAGCTGTGACAGATTTTGGTGCACGTATTGTGCACTTGAATGTGCCAATTAACAATGAGCGAAGAGAATTGATTTTAGGCTTTGACTCCGCTGAGGAATATATTGCCAAAGATCATTATATCGGTGCAACAATTGGTAGAGTCGCCGGGCGTATTGCCAACGGTTCGTTTCAACTTAATCAGACAAACTATCAAGTTGTAAAAAATGAAAATGATAACACGCTGCATGGTGGACCAGATAGTTTCGAGATGGCATACTGGCAGAGTGAAACGGACATAAGTGACAATAAAGTATCAACATCATTTACGCACACTAGTCCTAATCAGAACAATGGATTTCCGGGAAATTTGACCGTCAAAGTGACTTATACACTTGATAATGATAACGTTTGGCAAGTCAGTTATGAAGCAAACAGTGATGCTATGACACTATTTAATCCAACAAACCATGTTTATTTCAACTTGACAGGACATCCCGGTATGAGTGTTGCTGATCATATGTTGTCTATTGATGCAGATCATTTTGCACCTCTTGATGACCAGAACCTGACAACTGGCGAACAACGTGATGTAGCCCAGACGGCTTTCGATTTTAGAAAAGCAAAGAAAGTTAATGAAGCACTGATTTCTGCCGATCCTCAGAATCAATTAGTTAGTGGTCTTGATCATCCATTTTTATTGAATCAAGCAACCGACTCTGCTAGCCCTCAGGCTCGTTTGGTATCGCCAGATCAAAAAGTAGCTATTAATATGCGAACAACAGCGCCATCAGTGGTTGTCTTTACAGCCAACTTTGGGGATGACTATCAATTGCCTATGCGTCAAGAGCAATTGATTAATCATGGTGGTATAACACTTGAAACACAAGTAGCACCTGGTGCAGAAAAATATCCAGCGTTTGGTAATATCGTCCTACCTGCAAATGAAGTTTATCAGGCAACAACGCGTTTTGACATAGATATTTAA
- a CDS encoding HigA family addiction module antitoxin, which yields MSKEFEYKNLIAFHPGTYVEELVNDLNITQSEFAERLGTSAKTVSKIINGEDRISRELASKLSKLSGISVKTWLNLQANYDAKVIEITENMSNDESKIASLIDISSLKKNKFIEKKRYKLEEKIAMLRKLLNWENIANLAEFNTSISYRRSENINERSIVNSNVMLELASNQARSVSSKPYNKKDLEKQLPLIKNMVTQQPNDFFQSLKVKLQEAGIILIAMPAFQGAGLNGATKKFKDGSVLLTITDKNKDSDIFWFSLLHEIGHIYHEDFSSNFKDDEYEEKEQKANIFAANFLISESEYIKFIAKNDFTEYSICKFAKENNTLPGIVVGRLQNDRYIEYKDFYYLKEQYSITN from the coding sequence ATGAGTAAAGAATTCGAATATAAGAATCTAATTGCTTTCCATCCAGGAACATATGTTGAAGAACTAGTAAACGATTTAAATATAACACAGTCAGAATTTGCAGAAAGATTAGGAACTTCAGCAAAAACAGTTAGTAAAATTATTAACGGAGAAGATAGAATTAGTCGAGAATTAGCCAGTAAACTATCTAAACTATCTGGAATATCTGTTAAAACTTGGTTGAACTTGCAAGCCAATTATGATGCAAAAGTCATTGAAATAACTGAGAACATGAGTAATGATGAATCTAAAATTGCTAGTTTGATTGACATAAGCTCTCTCAAAAAAAATAAATTCATTGAGAAGAAAAGATATAAATTAGAAGAAAAAATTGCAATGTTACGAAAACTTTTAAATTGGGAGAATATTGCAAACTTAGCTGAATTTAACACATCAATAAGTTATAGACGTTCTGAAAACATTAATGAAAGGTCAATAGTTAACTCTAATGTTATGCTAGAACTTGCAAGTAATCAGGCAAGAAGTGTTTCTAGTAAACCTTATAACAAAAAAGATCTAGAAAAACAATTACCACTAATTAAAAACATGGTCACTCAACAACCAAATGATTTTTTCCAAAGTTTGAAAGTTAAATTACAGGAAGCCGGAATTATTTTAATTGCAATGCCAGCTTTTCAAGGGGCTGGGTTAAATGGAGCTACAAAAAAATTCAAAGACGGCTCTGTTTTATTAACTATAACTGACAAAAATAAAGATTCTGATATTTTTTGGTTTTCACTCCTTCATGAAATAGGTCATATTTATCACGAAGATTTTTCTTCAAATTTTAAAGATGACGAATATGAAGAGAAAGAGCAAAAGGCTAATATATTTGCTGCTAACTTTTTAATATCTGAATCAGAATATATAAAGTTTATTGCTAAAAATGATTTTACAGAATATTCTATTTGCAAATTTGCAAAAGAAAACAACACATTACCTGGAATAGTTGTGGGCAGATTACAGAACGATAGATATATAGAATATAAAGATTTTTATTATTTAAAAGAACAATATTCAATAACAAATTAG
- a CDS encoding HAD-IIB family hydrolase: MTKLIVTDMDGTFLNDHHNFDTKMFEVILELCQKKNVQFAVASGSQYMRLVKQFEKYQTHINFICQNGASVYIGNRLLYSEKLTHEELKSLDNILSDQTVTTHLKQKLYLGQEGAYFLSHNGEALVEANKYFPLLHVIGKINDIEELYNDNVLGMAVIGNGSITNKTLSRMIQNIIPNSFSCLGSGFDFYLIQHDNVDKVVGVKNLQEYFNVKPDDTIVFGNNYNDLKMLESTPHSFIMSNSPDDMKSMFNILDFSNNQNGVQKKILSYLENL; the protein is encoded by the coding sequence ATGACTAAATTAATTGTTACTGATATGGATGGAACTTTTTTAAACGATCACCACAATTTTGATACCAAAATGTTTGAAGTAATACTAGAACTGTGTCAAAAGAAAAACGTACAGTTTGCCGTTGCTAGTGGCTCACAGTACATGCGTTTGGTTAAGCAGTTTGAAAAATATCAAACACATATAAACTTTATATGTCAAAACGGGGCTTCAGTATATATAGGAAATCGCTTACTGTACTCCGAAAAATTAACACATGAGGAACTGAAATCATTAGACAACATTTTATCAGATCAGACGGTCACTACGCACCTAAAACAAAAACTTTACCTCGGCCAAGAAGGGGCTTACTTCCTAAGCCATAATGGTGAAGCACTTGTAGAGGCAAATAAGTATTTCCCACTTCTACATGTCATAGGCAAAATAAATGATATTGAGGAACTTTACAATGACAATGTTCTTGGTATGGCCGTCATTGGAAACGGCTCTATTACTAATAAAACATTATCTCGAATGATTCAGAATATCATCCCGAACAGCTTTTCTTGTCTCGGTTCAGGCTTTGATTTTTATTTAATACAACATGACAATGTTGATAAAGTCGTGGGTGTAAAAAATCTTCAAGAATATTTCAATGTTAAACCTGATGATACTATTGTATTCGGTAATAACTATAATGATTTAAAAATGTTAGAGTCAACTCCTCACTCTTTTATTATGTCTAATTCCCCAGATGACATGAAGAGTATGTTTAATATTCTCGACTTTTCTAATAATCAAAACGGTGTTCAGAAGAAAATATTGTCGTATTTAGAAAATCTGTAG
- a CDS encoding helix-turn-helix domain-containing protein, translated as MSITAQRIKQLRKIYGLTQKDLADKINSSRTNVARIETDKVHPSYPMLSTIANAFDVPIEYLQGIVNADIDNNHENVLYFYDDGEQLDPNMSFYAHNEKELHELWDDTDETVTKLLLPNGDVFIESITADELRSLDKYATFLKWQRNNSDTSHN; from the coding sequence ATGTCAATTACAGCTCAAAGAATAAAACAACTACGTAAAATATATGGTTTAACTCAAAAAGACCTCGCTGACAAAATAAATTCATCTCGTACTAATGTCGCTAGAATAGAAACGGACAAGGTACACCCCTCATATCCTATGTTATCTACCATAGCCAATGCCTTTGATGTCCCTATTGAATATTTGCAGGGTATTGTAAATGCAGACATTGATAATAACCACGAGAATGTGCTTTATTTTTATGATGACGGGGAACAACTGGATCCCAATATGAGTTTCTACGCTCACAACGAAAAAGAATTGCATGAGCTTTGGGATGATACTGATGAAACTGTTACAAAGTTATTACTTCCTAATGGGGATGTTTTCATAGAGAGTATAACTGCAGATGAGCTCCGCTCGCTCGACAAATACGCTACTTTTCTAAAATGGCAGCGCAACAATTCTGATACATCCCATAACTAG
- a CDS encoding type II toxin-antitoxin system RelE/ParE family toxin, giving the protein MNITYKNKKTEKQCTDIKKAKKDFSEVEAKKLLQQIAFIEAAESLEDIKAFQSLNFHKLTGSRTGQYSIDINGRSSPYRLILEFEGYDNTQIFGNASSIAIVQIEEVSKHYE; this is encoded by the coding sequence ATGAATATTACTTACAAAAACAAAAAAACAGAAAAGCAATGTACGGATATTAAAAAAGCTAAAAAAGACTTCTCAGAGGTCGAAGCTAAAAAGTTACTGCAACAAATTGCTTTCATAGAAGCAGCCGAAAGTTTGGAAGATATAAAAGCCTTCCAATCCCTAAATTTTCATAAGTTAACTGGATCCAGAACTGGTCAATATTCTATAGACATTAATGGACGAAGTTCTCCTTATAGACTTATTCTAGAGTTTGAAGGTTATGATAATACACAAATTTTCGGTAACGCCAGTTCAATAGCAATAGTTCAAATTGAGGAGGTTAGTAAACACTATGAGTAA